Within the Borreliella afzelii genome, the region AAGAAAGAAGAATTAATGCAAGCTGATGATCCTAATAATATAAATCATGCTCAAATATTGCAGCAGGCAAATGGTCAAGATAGTAAACCAGCATTAGAAGCAGTACAACAAAGTGCAAATGGTGGTCAACAAAAAGCAGAAGAAGAGGCAAAAGAAAAAGAAGTAAGAGCTAAAGCAGAACAAGAGGCAAAAGAAAAAGAAGAGAGAAAAAGAAAACAACAAGAAGAAGAAAGAGAAAAGAGAGAAAAAGAAGTTAAAGCCAAAATTGAAGAACTTACAAATAAAATAGACGAGATAAATAATGGCATTGATTCCATTAAGCATAGAAGATGGTTTGTGGAGGATGAAAAAAGATTCAAAGTAAAGGCAACAGAAGTTAGAGATAAAGTTACAGGGCCTGTATTCGACTATTTTACTAATGATTCTAAGGGTGATACTGGAGAGGGTGCTCAAACTGAAGAATCTATATATTATGGTTGGGGTTTAACAGATTTAGAAGAAGATGAAGAAGAATTAGTAAAGTTATTAAAAGAATTGCAGGATACTAGGAGTAGTTTAAGGACTAAATTAAATGTAGGCAATCAACAAAAAGTTGTGTTGCAACCAGATCCAGAATTAAAAGAAAGTGTAAAAGTTAGCGAAATTGAATCAGACTTAGAGGAATTAAAATCAAAATTAGAAAAAGTTAAAAATTATCTTAGAGACGAAGCTCATTTTGACACAATTAAAGGCTATATCAATGATGCTAACAGTAACAGAATATCAGAATATGATGAATAAGCTTTAGATTTAATTAAACTTTGTATACATAAAATAACAACTAGCAATATTTAGCTAGTTGTTATTTTTTTTGTAAATTGAATTATTACAGTTTACTGTTTTCAGCTTAATTATATTTTTCCACTTTTTTTTGTTAAAAAATATTGTCTAAAATATTTTTTATTTTTATACTATCTATAGTTATGATGCACGCTAATAAAGTTTGAGATTTTTATGATAATTTAGATAAGAAAACAAAAAAGGAAATATATAAGCGCTATAGAACTACCCAACCAACCCTGGGGCAAAAAAGACGAATATATAGCACTTATGAAGCAATACAAGAATACAAAAGAAAAACTGGTAAAAATATTAATGAAATAGTAAATGACATTGTAAAGCCTACAAAAAAATTTATTAAAGACGTTCTGAAGGATAAATGTGTAATAGACAATGTAATAGACAACCATAAAGATTCCCAAAATATTAAGGTTGATTTTAGCTACAGGGAAGAAATGCTAGAAGAATGTTTGGTAAAATTAGGAGAGGATAAATCCGCCACTTTTTTACTTTATGTTCATAGTATTCTTGATAATATGAATCAAGAAATACTAAACCCAGAATCATTACTTGTGATTAACCCATTTATAGATACATTATTCACCAGTATGCACTACTATGACAAGGGAATTTTCACAAGTAATAATCTTATAAAAAGAATAAAAAAGTTTTTAAAACATATGGAGCCAAGTTTTATCAAAATGCAATAAATTAGTGAACTGCTATTTCCATAATCTTTGATTTAGAAATAGCAGCGAGCTAAATCAATAAAAGCCAATAAATATAAATACTCCCCAATAAATATCAAGAAGTTATCAGCTTATGTTAACAATTCATCAAATTGCTTTACTATTTAGAGTAACAATTTGTTAATTTTGTTACTTTTGGGTAATGCTTTTGAAAAAAGTTAAAAGATCTTTTGATGATTATGTTGCATATTTTAGACAAGGCTCATTAAATGATAAAGAAATAGCAGTTAGACTTGGGGTTTCTAGAGTAAATGTGTGGAGAATGAGACAAAAATGGGAGAGTGGGGAAACTTCTGTTAATGAGGATTCTAGAGTAACAATTAGTGAAGATACTTTTGAACATCTTGTAGCACAAACTTTTAAATCAGAAGTTAAAGCTAAAAAAGTTAAAGGCGAATTAGATTTAGAGCGCTCTAATTTAGAATTAGGATTTATACGCGCATTCAAGCAATATTCTAGCATTGAACTTGCTAGTATGCTTTTAAAAATAGACGATTTAAGATTTAAAATTGACTCTTTGAATAAACAATGCAACAAAAAAAATGCAAAAGTTGTTAATGAAAATATTAATTC harbors:
- a CDS encoding DUF603 domain-containing protein, which gives rise to MKKVKRSFDDYVAYFRQGSLNDKEIAVRLGVSRVNVWRMRQKWESGETSVNEDSRVTISEDTFEHLVAQTFKSEVKAKKVKGELDLERSNLELGFIRAFKQYSSIELASMLLKIDDLRFKIDSLNKQCNKKNAKVVNENINSLKSELNELIKEYSIREMELYYECMKRLAAAHEVDSKSNYKSSKGHK